In the Microcoleus sp. AS-A8 genome, TGTTTGGCAAGAAAACCTCCAAAACCCTTGATTTATCGCTCTTGGCAGCACCGGTAGATCGGGAGGCGGTGGAAAAAGCGATCGCCAAAGCTGAAACCCTGCTCAAGCTGCTGGAAACGGAGGCCGAAAATCATGCTTCCCTTCCCCAGTTACGGCAACGGCTGACTCAGCTAACCCCAGAGTTAGACCGGCAGGAGGTACAGTTATCGGTTACGGGTGGCAAGGGTGTCGGCAAAACCAAGTTGGTTCGAGTACTGGAATCTAGCTGGTTACCCCAACAGCAACAACGTCTCAGTGTGAAAGAGACACCAGCTTTGTTTGTAGGGACGGATACCCATGTCGAGGCAGAAACCGTTGCCAGAGAAATGGCGCTTTCCTCGGATTTAGTGTTGTTTGTTACAGCAGGGGATTTGACCGATACTGAATTTCAAACCTTGCAGCAACTCAAGGCGGCGAATCAGCGAGTGATGCTGGTGTTTAACAAACAAGACCAGTATTTACCCACCGAACGAGCGATTGTGCTGCAACAGTTGCGGCAGCGGATGGCGGGACGATTGGCAGCAGAAGATGTAGTGGCGATCGCATCTCACCCTTCACCATTGAAAGTACGTCAGCATCAGGCTGATGCTTCGGTGCAAGAGTGGATGGAAGAACAAACGCCTGATCTGGCGGTACTCACGGGGCGATTAAGTTCCATTATTGCTCAAGAAGATCGGCAATTAGTATGGGCAACAACAATCCGGGAAGCAGCAGCACTGAAAGCTGAGGTGAAAGCAGCGTTGAATCAAGTGAGACGCGATCGCGCTTTACCCATCATCGAGCAGTATCAGTGGATTGCGGCGGCGGCGGCGTTTGCTAACCCGGTTCCTGCGCTGGATTTGCTAGCAACGGCGGCGATTAGTGCTCAGGTGGTGAGTGATTTAGGGGCGATTTATCAGCAAAAGTTTTCGTTGCAACAAGCTCAAGCAGCCGCTAAAACCTTGGGGAGTTTGATGCTCAAGTTGGGTTTGGTGGAAGTAACTACGCAAACCATTGGCAGCATTCTTAAAGGTAATGCCTTCACCTACGTTGCCGGTGGAGCCGTGCAGGGTGTGAGTGCGGCTTATTTAACCCGATTGGCGGGTTTGAGTCTGATTGAGTACTTCCAGGAGCAAGAGGTTAGCGAAGCCACTGGGCAAGCGTTTAACCTGGAGCGATTGGGACAGACGCTGCAAGCGGTGTTCCAACAAAATCAGAGAACAGCATTTTTGCAGGGATTTGTCAAGCAGGTGGTAGGGCGTCTGATACCGGATGCGCCTCAGCCTCAATCGGCGGCTTCTGAAACGGCGGCAACGGCTGTTTAATCTGGAATCTTTCTGTAGGGTGCGTCGTGACGCACCCTATGTTTTCCCAGCGTTTTGTCCAGATTTGGCTCAAAAAGGGGTGGCTTTTAGGGTTATACTGGTTTTTGTACTTATTCCAATCGTCTTCAATGCCAAGCCATAATTGCCGTAGTTGTTGCGGCGTCGATCAGTTTTGAATCTGACAGGCAACGGCATTGAGTCAATACCAGTAGACCGAAAACTTTTGTTTTTCAGTCGATAGCTACTTTAAATTCTGAAGCGAAGACGATAGTCATCATATATTAGCTTTTCTTAATTACATATAAACTAGCGTAAGCCTAGAAAGATCAAGTTCCATTTTTGGATTGGCTCCTATAAATAAATGGTGCTTCTTCTAGATTTGATTCTCCATAGTAGGGAATCAAGTGAAGTCAATAGCAACTTTTTGCCGTGAAGAACGGATGCCATCAGGTAAAAGGCTTTGAAGCGCTTGATTTAAATTCGATTCCAGAGAAGCTAAATTTTCATATTTTTCTAAGTGATACCGAACATCGTTACTTGTTGGAACATTTTTTAGGGACTTTGGTAGTATTTTCTATGCTATCTTTCTGACTAGCTGCTCGGATTAAAATTTCAAAGATAGTCTGCTGGCTACACTTTCCTTAAGTAGTATTGCCTGATTACAGCGGACTCAGTAATTTCTCGGATGAAATCTTAAGAAGACTCATACTAAGCTCAAGAGTTAGCTAGTCCAACATGGCGGAAATAACTGTCCAGTTGAAAAAGGTTAATTCAATTATGTCAAGAAGGGGTCTGACCCAAAACTATCTTTTTCTCAAACCCAAAACATTATTAATTACTTGAAGCGTCGATAAAAGGTATAGCAGTCGCCAAGGTGACTCTTGACTCTCGCCAAATACTGAAACCTTGACCCGTCAATCTTTTCTCTTCTGCCTACTCCTGCGGAGAACGCTGCGCGAACTGCCTTCTGCCCTCTGCCTTTTGCTATAACTTTTCGCGACAAAGCAAGTGCAAGTGCCAAGTGCATAAACAAGCCCTGCCATATCGAGGGGATGAGAGTGTTGTGTGGGAGTGCGCTCGCGCTTGGCAATATGTTAACAACTGTGTTCCTACTCACCACTTCTACCACCATCTCTTTAGGAGACAATTCCATTGAGCTACCTTGAGCCAGAAATGACCAGTACCTACGACCTGCGACTCGTCCTTTTCTCAATTTTGCTTGCCATTGTTGCATCCTACACGTCGCTAACTCTAGCGGGGCAAGTGACGACAGCCCCCAAGCGTACCCAGATCGCCAGGGTGATTGGTGGCGCACTGGTCATGGGTATCGGTATCTGGTCGATGCACTTTGTCGGAATGCTTGCCTTCTGCTTACCCGTTCCACTTACCTACAACGTGCCAAGGGTGCTGTTGTCTGTGTTAGTTACTGTTCTCACCTCCGGGATAGCTCTGTTTTGGGTAAGTCACACAAAACAGCCGAGTCTTCTTCAGTTGATGGGGGGTGGCATCGTTTTGGGGCTGGCGATCGCCTCAATGCACTACCTGGGTATGAACGCTATGCGGGTACAAGCACACATCCAGTACAACTGGATGCTTGTAGCTCTTTCAGTCGCCATTGCCATCTTTGCCTCTTGTGTGGCCTTGTGGCTCGCCTTTAAGCTTCGAGAACAAACCCCAAAATTTGGGTTGAAACTTTGCGGTGCTCTGATAATGGGAGTAGCGATTTGTGGAATGCATTACACAGGCATGGAAGCGGCTCGTTTCCTACCCACTTCGTCAGTCGAAACATCCCCATCTCCCACATTAGATACTCAGTTGTTGGCTACAGCAATTGGGATTGCAACGCTCATCATCTTGAGCTTGACCTTACTGGTGTTACTGTGCGATCAAAGAACTGCTCTCCAAGCTCTAGAGACATCACAAGAAAGCGAAAGGCGCTTGGCAACTCTCATAAAAGGTATGCAGGTTGGCGTGCTGTTAATCGGGTCGCAAACAGAAATCCTCCTGTGTAATCAGACCGCTTCTAGGCTGCTAGGACTAACAGAAAGCCAATTATTGAGCAAAACCACTACCGATCCAGATTGGCGGGTGATTCACGAAGACAGCAGTCCATTTCCTAGCCAGAACCATCCGGTACAACAAGCAATTGCTACCCGCCAACTTGTCCAAGG is a window encoding:
- a CDS encoding DUF697 domain-containing protein codes for the protein MAVNLQRPILVGGVGLSVSLWLLQSFHDSVGQLGEFGMLGAVALGAGLWLFGKKTSKTLDLSLLAAPVDREAVEKAIAKAETLLKLLETEAENHASLPQLRQRLTQLTPELDRQEVQLSVTGGKGVGKTKLVRVLESSWLPQQQQRLSVKETPALFVGTDTHVEAETVAREMALSSDLVLFVTAGDLTDTEFQTLQQLKAANQRVMLVFNKQDQYLPTERAIVLQQLRQRMAGRLAAEDVVAIASHPSPLKVRQHQADASVQEWMEEQTPDLAVLTGRLSSIIAQEDRQLVWATTIREAAALKAEVKAALNQVRRDRALPIIEQYQWIAAAAAFANPVPALDLLATAAISAQVVSDLGAIYQQKFSLQQAQAAAKTLGSLMLKLGLVEVTTQTIGSILKGNAFTYVAGGAVQGVSAAYLTRLAGLSLIEYFQEQEVSEATGQAFNLERLGQTLQAVFQQNQRTAFLQGFVKQVVGRLIPDAPQPQSAASETAATAV